The Paludisphaera borealis genome contains a region encoding:
- a CDS encoding CBS domain-containing protein, whose protein sequence is MTHARLEFSIMSVDPSNSIENAATEELTAADVMTPLSRTCSPFSTVTEAVMIFKEEDSDVVPVVDTGKPLGVVIDRDVALAVADNPDLAQQPVTAIMSKDVPSVAADASLDTVVHTMTTANSRIALVIDASSNLVGIVTWTELAKRLPIDAVTAILDAGETAEVHES, encoded by the coding sequence ATGACGCACGCAAGGCTGGAGTTTTCGATCATGAGCGTCGACCCGTCCAATTCCATCGAGAACGCCGCGACGGAGGAGCTGACGGCGGCCGACGTGATGACGCCGCTGTCGCGGACGTGTTCGCCGTTCAGCACGGTGACGGAAGCCGTGATGATCTTCAAAGAAGAGGACAGCGACGTGGTTCCGGTCGTCGACACGGGCAAGCCGCTCGGCGTGGTGATCGACCGCGACGTCGCGCTGGCGGTGGCCGACAACCCGGACCTCGCCCAGCAGCCGGTCACGGCGATCATGTCCAAGGACGTGCCGTCGGTCGCCGCCGACGCCTCGCTCGATACAGTCGTCCACACGATGACGACGGCCAACTCGCGAATCGCGCTGGTGATCGACGCCAGTTCCAATCTGGTGGGGATCGTCACCTGGACCGAGTTGGCGAAGCGTTTACCGATCGACGCCGTGACGGCGATCCTTGATGCCGGCGAGACCGCCGAGGTGCATGAATCGTGA
- a CDS encoding DUF883 family protein — MNSHQLFGGWADSARQPVEDARQAFGDVSKQAQRGFQDMSRTARSAVDDMQDAISPYRQSLEDAIVSNPVKAVGVSLAVGVLLGWLIKRS; from the coding sequence ATGAACTCTCATCAACTTTTCGGCGGCTGGGCCGATAGCGCCCGCCAACCGGTGGAAGACGCCCGCCAGGCGTTCGGCGACGTGAGCAAGCAAGCCCAGCGCGGGTTTCAGGACATGAGCCGAACCGCCCGGAGCGCCGTCGACGATATGCAAGACGCGATCAGCCCGTACCGGCAATCGCTGGAAGACGCGATCGTGTCCAACCCCGTGAAAGCCGTCGGCGTGTCGCTGGCTGTGGGGGTCCTCCTCGGATGGCTCATCAAACGCTCCTGA
- a CDS encoding phage holin family protein produces MAHQTLLNDKTVRPNGLMGNVSSFGNDLATLATLQTKLAAADMRESLLKAAPAIGGLAVLGLISVAGMTALVAGLALWLAEALQLRPAVALMFVGLGSLVIAALGAWLCTRTFGSSFSTFRRSSEEFERNLAWIKTTLTQSGR; encoded by the coding sequence ATGGCTCATCAAACGCTCCTGAACGACAAGACGGTTCGACCGAATGGGCTGATGGGCAACGTCAGCTCGTTCGGCAACGACCTGGCCACCCTCGCGACGCTCCAGACCAAGCTCGCCGCGGCCGACATGCGCGAAAGCCTGCTCAAGGCCGCCCCCGCCATCGGCGGGCTGGCGGTCCTGGGCTTGATCTCGGTCGCCGGCATGACGGCCCTCGTCGCCGGCCTCGCCCTCTGGCTGGCCGAGGCCCTGCAACTCCGCCCGGCCGTCGCCCTCATGTTCGTCGGCCTGGGAAGCCTCGTCATCGCCGCGCTCGGCGCCTGGCTCTGCACGCGCACGTTCGGATCGAGCTTCTCGACCTTCCGACGCTCCTCCGAGGAATTCGAACGCAACCTCGCCTGGATCAAAACCACACTGACCCAGAGCGGTCGCTGA